TCTACACGCTGCATCTGGGTACCCGCCAACTTACACGCGTCACACAACATTTTGCCATCGATACCGAGCCAAGTTGGACGCCGGATGGAAAAGCACTGGTTTTTACCTCTAATCGCGGCGGAAAACCACAAATTTACAAAGTAACACTTGCAAGTGGCATGGTAGAACGCTTAACCTTTGCCGGCGATTACAACGCCAGGGCGCGTGTTTCCCCTGATGGAAAGAGTTTGGTCATGGTCCACCGTTCAAACGGTGTTTTCCATATCGCTACTCAAGACATTCAAAGTGGTGATCTGCGAATTCTCACAGAGACCTACTTGGACGAGTCGCCAAGCATTGCCCCTAACGGAGCCTTGCTGATGTACGCGACCCGATATCAGGGCAAGGGCATTTTGGCTGCTGTGTCTCTTGATGCCGGTGTGAAGTTCCGGTTGCCGTCCAAACAGGGAGATGTGAGAGAGCCTGCTTGGTCACCCTTTTTCGACTAACACTCAAATCCAAAGTGGAGTGAGATATGACTTTTCAAACAATCAAGCGTGGTATGGGTCTGGCAATGGTTCTGGCGTTCCTCGCCGGTTGTAGCTCTAGCTCAAATACCAAAGATGACGCCAATGCTAACGCCCAGCCAGTAGAGCAGGCGCCAGTGCAGGAAGTAGTTGAGCAACAGCCAGTTGAAGTACTGCAAACTGTGTTCTACTTCGACTTCGACGACTCTGCCCTGAAGCCCGGTGCCCGTGCCGAGCTGACCAAGCACGCCATGCGCTTGAAGGAAACCCCACGTAGCGTACGCATCGAAGGTCACACCGACGAGCGCGGTTCACGTGAATACAACATGGCGCTGGGTGAGCGTCGTGCCAACGCTGTACGTGACTTCCTGGTACTCCAGGGCGTTGACGCCTCACTGCTGGAAGTTGTGAGCTACGGCGAAGAGCGTCCTCAGGCCATGGGCAGCAACGAGTCTGCATGGTCCCAGAACCGTCGCGCCGAAGTTAAATAAGCGCACAGTTCTACCGAGAAGGCCGGCTTATGCCGGCCTTTTTGCATTTTGGGGTGGCAAACGGCTATATTGCCGGACTGAAAGTCCGGTAGTAGAGAAGATGCTATGAAACCCTTATCCCTGTCCTTGATTTCCATGCTCCTGCTGGCGCCGTCCGCCCTGGCCCAGGTCCAGGTGGTGGAGTCACGCCCGACGGCGCAAGCACAAACCACCACCGCGACCCCTGTGGTGCCCGCGTCCACTCAACAAGCGGATATGTTCTACCGACTCCAGGCATTACAGCAGGAAATGCTGGAGCTGCGTGGGTTGGTGGAAGAGCAGGCCTATGAGATCAACCGGCTGAAGCAGCAGCGCCACGATGACTATATGGACCTGGATCGGCGCATCAGCGCGCTCTCGGGTGCAGCGCCGG
This region of Simiduia agarivorans SA1 = DSM 21679 genomic DNA includes:
- the pal gene encoding peptidoglycan-associated lipoprotein Pal, yielding MTFQTIKRGMGLAMVLAFLAGCSSSSNTKDDANANAQPVEQAPVQEVVEQQPVEVLQTVFYFDFDDSALKPGARAELTKHAMRLKETPRSVRIEGHTDERGSREYNMALGERRANAVRDFLVLQGVDASLLEVVSYGEERPQAMGSNESAWSQNRRAEVK